In one window of Pedosphaera parvula Ellin514 DNA:
- a CDS encoding beta strand repeat-containing protein, with the protein MKTIRLLTATIVALVATSPGLSARADITTGLVGYWSLADGPGVSTVTDLSGNNNNGALLNYSDATFNNMWTNSTDPNNGWPFGLMFTNSLAGFGTNTYVNVADSPSLNTPTANKAWTLSAWVNCSVVGTSEPANAGIISKGLLNAEAYALYINSAGKFEGCFHNVSLGAIERAASTTIPAAGTWYHVTVTVLEPLGTANAEAILYVNGVRQSGANANTYTTVYGTNLPVTIGARAAANGTVTLPFQGTIDEVRIYNRALSATDVAQLYNNKAFALVNNGIGSWNGLGGSGGNATLDATSHNFCTNVYTAPVGTAATLLDLFNVEQAASFQPGCVFADTYYSNGRPVSVATTNLTIATGGIAIGTANGAGTMTFLNAGSTYTLSSSDGVGLKDGPNPTSMVQSGTGTAILTGINTFSGGLTINSGTVQVGNGGTLTGQELGTAPIVTDNGAFVFNGNNSLNFTKTISGTGSLTIKGSITLTLNPANTYSGDTTIINSTLSAGSLNDSASSLGSGAVNLNGATLLYTSASNETTGRQFNGTAGTTNTIDVPGGINLELSGRVTSGAAWLVNKTGAGTLTLSGSGDNSSLGMNVNAGTVILNKSGGHAIGNPLNVAAGATVQLGTTPYDPNIFNGASAPVTISSGGVFDVNGQPSTTFNRLILSGNGIGGTGALINSAASTSPTLTTPITLAADTTVGGAGNMILPAIIGGNASLVYAGSGVLLVQGINAYSGATIINSGTVEAAAGAIPGNVVIAGTGVLQIDTVTSMSSVASLTLPGSPSANTVNLNFAGTQTIGLLVIGTTSQPPGTYGAVGSGAANTSAIFTGPGILNVSGQANWDPTHLTATPGSGGTGSWDDTTHNWFTGGPDTFWPTDAIANFAGTAGIVTLAASVNADELAFATSGYVITNMDGISVLTLDGNNPTISVPTGNTTVACTIAESGANPIIVTGPGTLSLSGINTYAGGTVINGSTLKANTIADANCSIGPSGPVTMLAGSTLSYTGGGVTGTSRNVTGSGSATCYIDVPAGSLTLSGQVRNGGGNSAQIFTKTGAGTLVLDGSVDNPSLTMAINQGVVIINKASASNVHGLGGGASTVGSGAKLQLSGTGGFDLFSTCVLTVNSGGVLDLNSQNDNMSTLTLSGTGIGGSGALINSAGATTSTLTNGGSGVVLTAPTTIGGQGNITLASKVSGSGVLTYAGTGTLTLTNANTFSGGTTINPGGTVVLVNSASSGGTGAITDNGTLNVGIVGNNVILANTISGPGIVNISETANNNLQLGGSMSGFTGTINCPVSPGGTAKAQILTTGVGLTSAATVNIAAGGTLYVANPGVTIASAVNIYGLGNSEPHGALRMENGALISGPVTLYGNTTMGNGQSGAAKLATISGPISQSGGAYGITFTAEPGTIVLSGTNTYTGPTTISGGVLVIGGAGQLGSGSYAASILNNANFSYASSASQILSGVISGTGALTQSGPGLLNLSGTNTYTGNTLITNSSMLLISGSGCLGVGTATNYAGNIGNYGSFTYASSSAQTLSGVISGTGMLTQSGSGTLTLSGANTYTGATLITNNATLALATGGSINTTPSISIAAGATFDVSAYSSYGLPSGVTLGASGTGTVVGSTAATIKGAASSGATITLTSPLALIFKPQTFNGDANHPALFVSQISQGQLILSGSSITINNSGSSALGAGVYSLIQAAPGAVISVGTPSVTVTGAGLAPGATASLSVNGSSVNLVVSSSGPKPSIGSVTISGGSLIFSGSNGSQGGTYTVLATTNVALPLSQWTRVATNSFSPTGNFNSTNVIGANPQRYFSIEIP; encoded by the coding sequence CACCGCCACCATTGTTGCCCTCGTTGCCACTTCTCCCGGATTGAGTGCTCGAGCGGACATCACCACCGGTCTGGTAGGCTATTGGAGTCTCGCCGATGGACCTGGCGTTTCGACCGTCACCGACTTATCCGGCAACAACAATAATGGCGCTTTGCTGAATTACAGCGACGCCACGTTCAACAATATGTGGACTAATTCCACGGACCCAAACAACGGGTGGCCATTTGGGCTGATGTTTACGAACAGTCTCGCTGGTTTTGGCACCAACACGTACGTCAATGTCGCCGATTCTCCCAGCCTGAATACGCCAACTGCAAATAAAGCATGGACACTTTCGGCCTGGGTAAATTGCAGCGTCGTTGGCACGTCTGAACCTGCGAACGCGGGCATCATTTCCAAGGGCCTTCTGAATGCGGAGGCCTATGCCTTGTACATCAACTCAGCCGGAAAATTCGAAGGCTGTTTCCACAATGTATCCCTGGGGGCCATCGAGCGAGCGGCCTCTACCACGATCCCCGCCGCCGGCACTTGGTATCATGTCACCGTAACCGTCCTGGAACCCTTGGGCACGGCAAACGCTGAGGCAATTTTGTATGTCAACGGCGTGAGGCAAAGCGGCGCCAATGCCAATACTTACACGACGGTGTATGGCACTAATCTTCCGGTAACCATTGGAGCTCGTGCTGCCGCCAACGGAACTGTTACTCTTCCATTCCAAGGCACCATCGATGAGGTGCGCATCTATAACCGGGCATTGTCGGCAACTGACGTTGCTCAGCTTTATAACAACAAAGCCTTCGCCCTCGTCAATAATGGCATTGGATCGTGGAACGGACTCGGCGGCAGCGGTGGCAATGCAACACTGGACGCCACCTCCCACAATTTCTGCACCAATGTCTATACCGCGCCGGTGGGAACAGCCGCCACGCTGCTGGATCTTTTCAACGTGGAACAAGCTGCTTCGTTTCAGCCCGGTTGCGTTTTCGCCGACACCTATTACAGCAACGGAAGACCGGTTTCAGTGGCGACAACCAATCTCACCATCGCGACGGGCGGCATCGCCATCGGAACAGCGAACGGCGCTGGAACAATGACCTTTTTAAATGCCGGAAGCACCTACACCTTGAGCAGCAGCGACGGCGTTGGCCTTAAAGATGGACCCAATCCAACCTCCATGGTGCAATCGGGCACCGGCACGGCAATCCTGACCGGTATCAACACCTTCAGCGGCGGTCTCACAATCAACTCAGGCACAGTGCAAGTGGGTAATGGTGGCACTCTCACCGGACAAGAGTTGGGCACTGCCCCAATCGTGACCGACAACGGGGCGTTTGTTTTCAATGGCAACAACAGCCTGAACTTCACTAAAACCATTTCCGGCACCGGCTCGCTCACCATCAAAGGTTCCATCACCCTGACATTGAACCCCGCCAATACTTACTCAGGGGACACGACGATCATCAATAGTACGTTGAGCGCGGGTTCCCTCAACGACTCCGCCAGCTCGCTCGGCAGTGGGGCAGTGAACTTGAACGGCGCCACGCTGCTCTACACCTCCGCTTCCAACGAGACGACGGGTCGCCAATTTAACGGCACGGCCGGTACCACTAACACGATTGACGTGCCCGGCGGCATCAACCTGGAGCTCTCCGGCCGGGTCACCAGCGGCGCGGCCTGGCTCGTGAACAAGACGGGCGCTGGCACGCTGACTTTGAGCGGCAGCGGCGATAATTCGTCCCTGGGCATGAACGTCAACGCCGGCACGGTGATCTTGAACAAGAGTGGTGGGCACGCCATTGGCAACCCCCTGAACGTGGCCGCGGGCGCCACCGTCCAGTTGGGCACCACGCCGTACGACCCTAACATTTTCAACGGCGCCTCGGCCCCGGTGACGATTAGCAGTGGCGGCGTCTTCGACGTGAACGGCCAGCCAAGCACCACCTTCAACAGGCTGATTCTCTCCGGCAACGGCATCGGCGGCACGGGAGCGCTCATCAACAGCGCGGCGAGCACAAGCCCAACGCTCACCACTCCAATTACCTTGGCTGCGGACACAACCGTTGGTGGGGCGGGTAATATGATTTTGCCTGCCATTATCGGTGGCAATGCCTCGCTGGTCTATGCTGGCTCAGGTGTGCTGCTGGTTCAGGGGATTAATGCTTATAGTGGAGCAACCATAATCAACTCCGGCACTGTCGAGGCCGCCGCCGGTGCCATTCCCGGCAATGTCGTTATCGCTGGGACGGGCGTCCTGCAAATTGACACCGTCACCTCCATGTCTTCGGTTGCGAGTCTCACTCTTCCTGGTTCGCCATCTGCGAACACGGTGAACCTTAACTTTGCTGGCACTCAAACCATTGGTCTGCTGGTTATCGGTACGACTTCCCAGCCTCCTGGAACTTACGGCGCAGTCGGCTCCGGGGCGGCAAATACCAGTGCCATTTTTACTGGCCCCGGCATTCTCAACGTCTCAGGTCAGGCGAATTGGGATCCCACACACCTGACTGCGACACCTGGCAGTGGTGGTACTGGATCTTGGGACGATACCACCCACAATTGGTTTACTGGCGGCCCGGATACCTTTTGGCCAACTGATGCAATCGCAAATTTCGCTGGAACAGCTGGCATTGTTACGCTGGCTGCGAGCGTGAACGCGGATGAGCTTGCATTCGCCACCAGCGGCTACGTCATTACCAACATGGACGGTATATCCGTCCTGACCCTGGACGGCAACAATCCGACGATTTCAGTTCCCACCGGTAATACTACTGTCGCCTGCACCATCGCCGAGTCTGGTGCGAACCCGATAATTGTAACCGGCCCAGGCACGCTGAGCCTTAGCGGGATCAATACTTACGCGGGCGGCACGGTAATCAATGGGTCAACGTTGAAAGCGAATACGATAGCCGACGCGAACTGTTCCATCGGCCCGTCCGGCCCTGTGACCATGCTGGCTGGAAGCACCTTATCCTATACTGGTGGAGGCGTGACCGGCACGTCGCGCAATGTCACCGGCAGCGGCTCCGCCACCTGTTACATTGATGTGCCCGCCGGCAGCTTGACCCTGAGCGGTCAGGTGAGAAATGGCGGCGGCAATTCCGCTCAGATATTCACTAAAACGGGCGCTGGCACGCTGGTGTTGGATGGCTCTGTAGACAACCCTTCGCTCACGATGGCCATCAATCAAGGCGTTGTGATCATCAATAAAGCCAGTGCTTCCAATGTGCATGGGCTGGGCGGTGGCGCAAGCACCGTGGGCAGTGGCGCCAAACTTCAGTTGAGCGGCACCGGTGGCTTCGATCTTTTCAGCACCTGCGTTCTGACGGTCAACAGCGGCGGCGTTCTTGATTTGAACAGCCAGAACGACAACATGAGCACTCTCACACTCTCGGGCACCGGCATCGGTGGAAGCGGGGCTTTGATTAACAGCGCCGGCGCGACTACATCCACTCTCACCAATGGCGGCAGCGGTGTCGTCCTGACCGCACCAACGACGATTGGTGGTCAGGGTAACATCACGCTGGCGAGCAAGGTTAGCGGGAGTGGAGTTCTCACCTACGCCGGCACTGGCACCTTGACCCTGACCAACGCCAACACTTTCAGCGGTGGAACAACCATTAACCCTGGCGGCACTGTGGTACTCGTCAACTCGGCCAGTTCGGGCGGCACGGGGGCCATCACTGATAACGGCACCCTGAATGTGGGCATCGTTGGCAACAACGTCATTCTGGCGAACACCATTAGTGGACCGGGAATCGTTAACATCTCGGAAACCGCCAACAACAACCTTCAACTTGGCGGTTCAATGTCCGGCTTTACCGGCACGATCAATTGCCCCGTGAGCCCCGGTGGGACGGCCAAGGCCCAGATTCTCACAACGGGAGTCGGCTTAACCAGCGCCGCCACTGTAAACATCGCCGCTGGTGGCACGCTCTATGTCGCCAATCCAGGTGTCACTATCGCCTCTGCGGTGAATATTTACGGCCTTGGAAATTCTGAGCCCCACGGTGCGTTGCGAATGGAGAATGGCGCTCTGATCAGTGGGCCGGTGACTTTGTACGGCAACACCACGATGGGTAACGGACAATCCGGCGCTGCCAAGCTCGCCACCATCAGCGGCCCCATCTCGCAATCCGGCGGGGCCTACGGCATCACCTTCACCGCAGAACCCGGCACGATCGTCCTTTCCGGCACGAACACCTACACTGGTCCAACCACCATCAGCGGGGGAGTGCTCGTTATTGGTGGAGCCGGTCAATTGGGCAGCGGCAGCTATGCAGCTTCCATCCTTAACAATGCTAACTTCAGCTACGCCAGCTCGGCCTCGCAAATCTTGTCCGGTGTTATTTCCGGGACCGGCGCACTCACCCAAAGCGGCCCCGGCCTGCTCAATTTAAGCGGAACCAATACCTATACAGGAAACACCCTCATCACCAACAGCAGCATGCTCCTGATTAGTGGATCGGGCTGTTTGGGCGTTGGCACCGCCACGAATTATGCGGGGAATATTGGTAATTATGGTTCGTTCACTTACGCGAGTTCATCGGCGCAGACCTTATCCGGAGTTATTTCGGGCACCGGCATGCTGACCCAGAGCGGTTCCGGCACGCTCACATTAAGCGGGGCAAACACCTATACTGGCGCAACACTGATTACCAACAACGCCACCCTCGCGCTCGCCACCGGCGGCTCGATCAATACCACGCCTTCGATTAGCATTGCCGCCGGAGCAACCTTCGATGTATCCGCGTACTCTTCTTATGGTTTGCCCAGCGGCGTCACCCTGGGCGCCAGCGGCACCGGAACGGTTGTTGGATCCACCGCCGCAACCATAAAAGGCGCTGCTTCCAGCGGAGCGACGATTACTCTGACTTCTCCTCTGGCGTTAATCTTCAAGCCCCAAACCTTCAATGGTGATGCCAACCATCCGGCCCTGTTTGTTTCGCAAATATCACAAGGTCAGTTGATCCTGAGTGGAAGTTCCATCACGATCAACAACTCTGGCTCCTCAGCTTTGGGGGCAGGGGTCTATAGCCTGATCCAGGCTGCTCCCGGCGCGGTCATTAGCGTTGGTACGCCCAGTGTTACAGTTACTGGTGCCGGCCTGGCGCCTGGTGCCACAGCTTCCCTCTCTGTCAACGGCTCCAGTGTGAATCTGGTTGTTTCAAGCTCTGGTCCGAAGCCAAGCATCGGCAGTGTTACGATCTCCGGCGGGAGCCTGATATTCAGTGGCAGCAACGGTTCACAGGGAGGCACCTATACGGTCCTTGCCACCACTAACGTAGCGTTGCCTCTGTCCCAGTGGACGCGCGTTGCCACCAATAGCTTCAGCCCTACGGGTAATTTCAACAGCACTAATGTAATCGGAGCGAATCCTCAACGGTACTTCTCCATTGAAATTCCTTAA